A portion of the Diprion similis isolate iyDipSimi1 chromosome 4, iyDipSimi1.1, whole genome shotgun sequence genome contains these proteins:
- the LOC124405874 gene encoding uncharacterized protein LOC124405874 — protein sequence MLHLTAFYGRWSERPYGKEGYRDIFKKSSSRSLVGSVLGPLLCNLSFDELLRVETEKGCTIVSYTDDTLVLSSAKDPTMAVALANIQVATVGAIGTLPDLRISGVLVVLGALMKYLGVLLDPWLSFTPHPTYVEEKVARVSRALFRLLPNVEGPSEQRRQLYAEVLYSVILYAAPARSDAMSAFQGAQRARLEDAELASARLRGVILPNWEEWMDRRYRGLSFRLTQILTGHGWIHDGGVPGLGDETENGEDLTLRGLVRAMVESGEKWTAAARFAERVMVAKESVARKRQHAGRRIAAGPESDTPTEGG from the exons ATGCTG CATTTAACAGCATTCTATGGCAGGTGGTCAGAGAGGCCCTACGGAAAAGAGGGTTACCGGGATATCTTCAAAAAGTCATCTAGTCGTTCCTTAGTG GGGTCGGTATTGGGCCCACTCCTGTGCAACCTGAGCTTTGACGAATTGCTCCGGGTGGAGACCGAGAAGGGGTGCACTATCGTTAGCTACACTGACGATACGCTGGTGCTAAGCTCAGCAAAGGACCCGACCATGGCGGTGGCACTCGCAAATATACAAGTAGCAACAGTG GGGGCAATCGGGACGTTGCCGGACCTGAGGATTAGCGGGGTGCTGGTGGTGCTGGGGGCCTTAATGAAATACCTCGGGGTCCTGTTGGACCCATGGCTCAGCTTTACACCACACCCAACGTATGTGGAGGAAAAGGTTGCTAGGGTCTCCAGAGCCCTCTTCAGGCTCCTACCGAATGTTGAGGGACCGTCAGAACAGAGGAGGCAGCTCTACGCGGAGGTGCTCTATTCAGTCATACTGTACGCGGCTCCCGCGAGGAGCGACGCGATGTCCGCCTTCCAGGGTGCACAGCGG GCGCGGCTGGAGGACGCCGAACTCGCCAGCGCGCGGCTTAGGGGGGTGATACTCCCCAACTGGGAAGAGTGGATGGATAGGAGGTACAGGGGATTGTCATTCCGGCTGACCCAGATCCTCACAGGCCACGGCTGGATACACGATGGAGGTGTGCCGGGCCTAGGAGATGAAACGGAGAACGGGGAGGACCTCACCCTGCGCGGCCTGGTACGTGCAATGGTCGAGTCAGGAGAGAAGTGGACGGCCGCGGCCCGCTTCGCAGAGCGGGTCATGGTGGCCAAAGAGAGCGTGGCGCGCAAAAGGCAGCACGCTGGTAGACGGATCGCAGCAGGGCCCGAAAGCGATACACCCACCGAGGGCGGGTAA